The Flammeovirga kamogawensis genome includes a region encoding these proteins:
- a CDS encoding alpha/beta hydrolase family protein, whose product MKSINLKIKNSSGITLSSKLELPENRETTTYAIFAHCFTCSKNLNAVTNIAKALNSMGIAVLRFDFTGLGQSGGDFSETDFSSNVQDLIDVASYLAEEYHAPKLMIGHSLGGAAAIYAGKQIASIKAIATVGAPSSPHHVQHLFQHSIDEILEKGKALVQLGGRGFTISKQFIEDISNTNMKELMDTLRKPIIILHSPQDTTVDIKNAAEIYGYAHHPKSFISLDGADHLLTDSKYSNYVGKMIAQWVTIYLE is encoded by the coding sequence ATGAAATCCATCAATCTAAAAATTAAAAATAGTAGTGGTATTACTTTGTCTTCTAAATTAGAATTACCAGAAAATAGAGAAACCACCACATATGCAATTTTTGCACACTGTTTTACGTGTAGTAAAAATCTAAATGCTGTCACAAACATTGCAAAAGCATTAAACTCAATGGGAATTGCTGTATTACGTTTCGATTTTACAGGGTTAGGTCAAAGTGGAGGGGATTTTAGTGAAACTGATTTTTCTTCTAATGTGCAAGATTTAATTGATGTAGCCTCTTATTTAGCGGAAGAATACCATGCGCCTAAATTAATGATTGGTCATTCTTTAGGAGGTGCTGCAGCTATTTATGCAGGAAAACAAATTGCTTCTATTAAAGCTATTGCAACAGTTGGAGCTCCTTCATCACCACATCACGTACAACATCTTTTCCAACATAGTATTGATGAAATACTCGAAAAAGGTAAAGCATTGGTACAATTAGGAGGGAGAGGGTTTACTATTTCTAAACAATTTATAGAAGATATTTCTAATACAAATATGAAGGAGTTAATGGATACTTTGAGAAAGCCAATTATCATTCTTCATTCACCACAAGATACTACTGTTGACATTAAGAATGCAGCAGAAATTTATGGCTATGCTCACCATCCAAAAAGTTTTATCTCACTAGATGGTGCAGACCATTTACTAACAGATAGTAAATACTCTAATTACGTTGGAAAAATGATTGCCCAATGGGTAACTATCTACCTTGAATAG